In Balaenoptera ricei isolate mBalRic1 chromosome 7, mBalRic1.hap2, whole genome shotgun sequence, a single window of DNA contains:
- the LOC132368844 gene encoding LOW QUALITY PROTEIN: olfactory receptor 6B2-like (The sequence of the model RefSeq protein was modified relative to this genomic sequence to represent the inferred CDS: inserted 2 bases in 1 codon; substituted 1 base at 1 genomic stop codon) produces the protein MRDGEEANSRSSRAAFELADAQSQAGASGWARPRWEPPAQGSVGREERRPACAGMGEARDTCGSPGDAPRSRNMGEPLPKEAAEPGHGGTFSYRNTLCVYSPFAAKPERVLVGEGGAGWCCLHFAHVPYRGCPEPQCKGPPIWGRATPATCPPAPHPPLRLQHLLSLLFLLTSVFVLVEHLAVILTFWGSSSLHRPMYYFLGIMSSLEIWCVSDIVPKTLDGFLTQRGRVSFIGCMTQLYFFSFLMCTECVXLASMACDCCQAIMTMGLCVQLVAFSFVSGFTISVIKVYSISSATFCGSNVLKHVFCDISPILKLACMDFSTAELVDFVLAFIILVFPLVATMLSYGHIPLAALRIPSATGRRXAFSTCASYLTVVTIFYMALIFMYVWPQAIDSRSSNNLISAVYTVLTPIINPLIYYLRNKEFKDALKKALDLGQLSQ, from the exons ATGCGGGATGGAGAGGAGGCCAACAGCCGTTCTTCCCGCGCCGCCTTTGAACTGGCAGATGCTCAGAGCCAGGCCGGCGCCTCAGGATGGGCCAGGCCACGCTGGGAGCCGCCCGCTCAGGGGTCagtgggcagagaggagagacGCCCGGCCTGCGCTGGGATGGGGGAGGCCAGGGACACCTGCGGCTCTCCAG GAGACGCCCCCCGCTCTCGGAACATGGGGGAACCCCTGCCCAAG GAGGCTGCTGAACCTGGACATGGAGGGACGTTTTCATACAGGAACACTCTTTGTGTCTATTCCCCGTTTGCTGCAAAGCCAGAGCGGGTGTTGGTGGGAGAAGGGGGTGCAGGCTGGTGCTGTCTCCACTTTGCTCACGTCCCCTATCGGGGGTGCCCTGAGCCTCAGTGCAAGGGACCCCCGATTTGGGGGAGAGCTACCCCTGCCACCTGCCCTCCGGCCCCGCATCCTCCCCTCCGGCTGCAACAcctgctctccctcctcttcctgctcACCTCCGTCTTCGTGCTGGTGGAGCACCTGGCCGTCATCCTCACCTTCTGGGGCAGCTCCTCCCTCCACAGGCCCATGTACTACTTTCTGGGCATCATGTCGTCCCTGGAGATCTGGTGCGTGTCTGACATCGTCCCTAAGACGCTGGATGGCTTCCTCACGCAGCGGGGACGCGTCTCCTTCATCGGCTGCATGACCCAGCTCTACTTCTTCAGCTTCCTGATGTGCACCGAGTGTGT CCTGGCCTCCATGGCCTGCGACTGCTGCCAAGCCATCATGACCATGGGGCTGTGCGTCCAGCTGGTGGCCTTCTCCTTTGTGAGTGGCTTCACCATCTCCGTGATCAAGGTCTACTCTATCTCCAGCGCCACGTTCTGTGGCTCCAATGTCCTGAAGCACGTCTTCTGTGACATCTCCCCCATCCTCAAACTGGCCTGCATGGACTTCTCGACTGCCGAGCTGGTCGACTTCGTCCTGGCCTTCATCATCCTGGTGTTCCCGCTCGTGGCCACCATGCTTTCCTACGGACACATCCCCCTGGCCGCCCTGCGCATCCCCTCGGCCACGGGCCGTCGGTGAGCCTTCTCCACCTGCGCCTCCTACCTCACCGTGGTCACCATCTTCTACATGGCCTTGATCTTCATGTACGTCTGGCCCCAGGCCATTGATTCCCGGAGCTCCAACAATCTCATCTCTGCTGTTTACACTGTCCTCACCCCAATCATCAACCCCTTGATCTACTATCTGAGGAACAAAGAATTCAAGGATGCTCTGAAAAAGGCTCTGGACTTAGGTCAACTTTCACAGTAG